From the Lolium rigidum isolate FL_2022 chromosome 2, APGP_CSIRO_Lrig_0.1, whole genome shotgun sequence genome, one window contains:
- the LOC124690146 gene encoding DNA-directed RNA polymerase III subunit 1-like produces the protein MAAARWQVEEQKLRCTKEPYVDDAGSQRIKSIRFSTLSGNEVRSSAEAQVWNNRVYDVTRKPVPGGLLDTRMGAANKFGECTTCYGSYAECPGHFGYIKLALPVFNVGFFNNIVNMLKCICKRCSRVLLADKERLGFLKRMRNPRAEDLHKSTIAREVRDKCRPCRCPYCGFMNGVAKKGPKGGGLTIVHDCSKTLDPSAEELRSALSHKKEKLSFPMVHLLDPQTVLSLFKRITHEDCELLNLGDRPEKLIITEIAVPPVTIRPSVFKSDRMSNEDSITIILKGIVNLNSGIKQTLQTGEPLTKCFNWWQQLQLKVVEYINSDAPALDKNRDLQNRGLIQRLKGKAGRFRGNLSGKRTEYTGRTVISPDPNLRITEVAIPILMARVLTYPERVSCHNVEKLRQCVRNGPLKYPGANFIIQPDGSKMDLKYGDRRISARDLKDGCKVERHLEDGDIVLFNRQPSLHRMSIMSHRARIMPWRTLRFNESVCNPYNADFDGDEMNLHVPQTEEARTEAFMLMGVQNNLCTPKNGEILVASTQDFLTSSFLVTRKDTFYDRSYFSLLCSYLGDSMENIDLPTPALIKPIELWTGKQLFSVLVRPNACTKVFLNLTVEEKIYMKRKERDKKTITVLEETMCPNDGFVYFRNSELLCGQVGKKTLGNGSNEGMFSVLIRDYNSHAAASCMNRLAKFSARFIGNHGFSIGVDDVQPGESLNQKKKITIDEGYEECHKLIALYSKGDLVPQPGCNRAQTLEAQISRVLNKLRETAGDDCMSTLHWRNSPLIMSQCGSKGSPINISQMVVCVGQQSVGGRRAPDGFIDRTLPHFPINSKTPAAKGFVANSFYSGLTATEFFFHTMGGREGLVDTAVKTAETGYMSRRLMKSLEDLSVCYDKTVRNASGGIVQFIYGDDDMDPVKMEGKGGRPLNLDQLLMKVMATCPQRGHDTLSPEVILQMLNDKLAEEDTASGGCSDSFKEMLTKFLEGRIKLVRSTRRALQLDENRVGRRNSSIEEGIAADISGISAKQLQVFLDTCLSRYHSKTIEAGASIGAIGAQSIGEPGTQMTLKTFHFAGVASMNVTLGVPRIREIINAVKKISTPIITTELLSERDESFAVKVKCYIEKVVLGEVAAAIKIVLKSSQPCLVVKLDMQRIEAQGYMGISSDSVQLSILNHPKAKLKSEHVRVIDEAKLRIYPTGTDKSKLQFELHNLKSMLPKVIVKGIPTVERAVVNPVLRRDGTLERYNLLVEGTNLLKVLGTPGVNAERTKSNHIMEVHKTLGIEAARRSIIDEIQYTFESNNMMIDRRHMMLLADLMTYKGMVLGITRDGIAKMRSSVLMMASFEKTAEHLFNGSFAGREDEIEGVSECIIMGIPMKLGTGILGVRQKNPDLPEFKYQPDPILL, from the exons atggcggcggcgcggtggcaggTGGAGGAGCAGAAGCTGCGGTGCACCAAGGAGCCGTACGTCGACGACGCCGGCTCCCAAAGGAT AAAGAGCATCCGGTTCAGCACCTTGTCCGGCAACGAGGTCCGCAGCTCCGCGGAGGCGCAGGTCTGGAACAACAGGGTCTACGACGTCACCAGGAAGCCCGTCCCCGGCGGCCTGCTCGACACGCGCATG GGAGCCGCAAACAAGTTCGGGGAGTGCACTACCTGCTACGGCTCCTACGCCGAGTGCCCGGGCCATTTCGGCTACATCAAGCTCGCGCTCCCGGTCTTCAACGTTGGCTTcttcaacaacattgtgaacatgCTCAAATGCATCTGCAAG CGCTGCAGCAGGGTCCTTCTCGCGGATAAAGAACGCCTAGGGTTTCTGAAGAGGATGAGGAATCCTAGAGCAGAGGACCTGCACAAAAGCACTATCGCCAGGGAAGTGAGGGACAAATGCAGGCCGTGCCGTTGCCCCTATTGTGGATTCATGAATG GTGTAGCAAAGAAGGGGCCCAAGGGAGGAGGCTTGACTATTGTTCATGACTGTAGCAAAACGTTGGATCCAAGTGCAGAAGAACTCCGGTCTGCGTTATCACACAAGAAAGAAAAACTATCCTTTCCTATGGTTCACCTGTTAGACCCTCAGACAGTTCTCTCTCTTTTCAAAAGAATCACTCACGAG GACTGTGAATTGCTAAACCTTGGCGATAGGCCTGAGAAACTTATCATTACAGAGATCGCAGTGCCACCTGTGACTATCCGTCCTTCCGTTTTTAAGTCTGATAGAATGAG CAATGAAGATAGTATTACGATCATATTGAAGGGTATTGTTAACTTAAATTCCGGCATTAAACAGACCCTTCAAACGGGCGAACCACTCACGAAGTGCTTT AATTGGTGGCAACAGCTTCAACTTAAAGTTGTTGAATATATCAATAGTGATGCCCCTGCTTTAGACAAAAATCGTGATTTACAAAATCGTGGCCTTATCCAAAGACTCAAAGGGAAGGCAGGTCGATTTCGTGGGAACTTGTCGGGGAAACGTACCGAGTACACTGGAAGGACTGTCATATCTCCTGACCCAAACTTGAGAATAACAGAG GTCGCCATTCCTATCTTGATGGCTCGAGTCTTGACTTATCCCGAGAGAGTTTCATGTCATAACGTAGAGAAGCTGCGTCAATGTGTGCGAAATGGGCCACTTAAATATCCCGGGGCAAATTTTATAATACAACCTGATGGATCAAAGAT GGACTTAAAGTATGGTGATAGAAGGATCAGTGCTCGGGATTTGAAGGATGGCTGTAAAGTCGAAAGACATTTAGAAGATGGAGATATTGTCCTTTTCAACAGACAACCAAGCTTGCATAGAATGTCAATTATGTCACACAGG GCAAGGATAATGCCTTGGAGAACATTAAGATTCAATGAGTCTGTATGCAACCCTTACAATGCTGATTTTGATGGAGATGAGATGAATTTGCATGTCCCACAGACAGAGGAAGCTCGTACTGAAGCATTTATGCTTATGGGG GTTCAGAATAATTTATGTACCCCTAAGAACGGGGAAATACTGGTTGCTTCCACGCAAGACTTTTTAACCTCTTCTTTTCTAGTCACAAGGAAAGATACCTTCTATGACAGGTCTTACTTTAGTCTCTTGTGTTCATATCTTGGTGATTCAATGGAAAATATTGATCTCCCAACGCCAGCCTTAATTAAG CCCATTGAGCTTTGGACTGGTAAACAATTATTCAGTGTGTTAGTGCGTCCTAACGCATGTACAAAGGTGTTTTTGAATCTTACTGTTGAAGAGAAAATTTACATGAAGCGTAAAGAACGTGATAAAAAGACGATTACAGTTTTGGAAGAGACAATGTGTCCAAATGATGGTTTTGTCTACTTCCGAAACAGTGAACTCTTATGTGGGCAAGTTGGGAAGAAAACTTTAG GTAATGGGAGTAACGAGGGCATGTTCTCTGTTCTCATAAGAGATTATAATTCTCACGCTGCAGCAAGCTGTATGAATCGTTTGGCAAAGTTTAG TGCAAGATTTATAGGGAATCATGGTTTCTCAATTGGCGTGGATGATGTCCAACCAGGAGAGAGTCTAaatcagaaaaagaaaataacaatAGATGAAGGGTATGAAGAATGCCATAAGCTTATTGCCCTATATTCCAAAGGTGACCTCGTACCGCAACCTGGTTGCAACAGAGCTCAAACACTGGAGGCTCAGATATCTCGGGTTCTAAATAAATTAAGAGAAACAGCTGGAGAT GATTGTATGAGTACGCTTCATTGGAGAAACAGCCCATTGATTATGTCTCAATGTGGATCTAAAGGTTCTCCAATCAATATCAGTCAGATGGTTGTCTGTGTTGGCCAACAATCAGTTGGAGGACGGCGTGCCCCAGACGGTTTTATAGACCGAACACTTCCCCACTTTCCTATTAATTCAAAGACCCCTGCA GCGAAAGGTTTTGTTGCTAATTCATTCTATTCCGGTTTGACTGCTACCGAGTTTTTCTTCCATACAATGGGTGGACGAGAAGGTCTTGTTGACACAGCG GTCAAAACAGCAGAAACTGGATATATGTCCCGTAGATTAATGAAGAGTCTGGAAGATCTCTCAGTTTGCTATGATAAGACAGTTCGTAATGCTAGTGGTGGTATAGTTCAGTTTATCTATGGAGATGATGACATGGATCCTGTAAAGATGGAAGGCAAAGGTGGCCGTCCGTTAAATTTGGATCAATTGCTTATGAAAGTCATG GCCACATGCCCCCAAAGGGGACATGACACGTTATCTCCAGAGGTAATCTTGCAAATGCTAAATGATAAGCTCGCTGAAGAAGACACCGCATCTGGTGGCTGTAGCGATAGTTTCAAGGAAATGTTAACAAAATTTCTTGAGGGTCGTATCAAATTGGTTAGAAGCACAAGGAGAGCACTTCAACTAGATGAAAATCGTGTGGGAAGGAGGAACTCCAGCATTGAAGAAGGCATTGCTGCTGATATTTCTGGCATATCTGCGAAACAACTGCAG GTATTTTTGGATACTTGTTTATCTCGTTACCACTCAAAAACAATCGAAGCAGGAGCATCAATTGGGGCAATTGGGGCACAGAGTATTGGAGAGCCGGGGACTCAAATGACATTGAAAACCTTCCATTTTGCAGGAGTAGCTAGCATGA ATGTCACTCTTGGAGTTCCCCGCATCAGGGAAATCATCAATGCTGTTAAAAAGATAAGCACACCAATTATCACTACAGAACTTTTGTCTGAGCGAGATGAGTCATTTGCAGTGAAGGTGAAATGTTATATTGAGAAAGTAGTCCTGGGCGAG GTAGCAGCAGCCATAAAGATTGTCTTGAAATCAAGCCAGCCATGTTTGGTTGTTAAACTCGATATGCAGCGCATAGAAGCTCAGGGGTACATGGGAATCTCTTCTGATTCTGTGCAACTGTCAATATTAAATCATCCAAAAGCAAAGTTAAAATCTGAG CATGTTCGTGTCATCGATGAAGCCAAGTTGAGAATATATCCAACTGGAACAGATAAGTCCAAACTTCAGTTTGAGCTGCACAATCTCAAATCGATGCTTCCAAAAGTGATTGTGAAG GGGATTCCAACTGTTGAAAGAGCTGTCGTGAACCCTGTTCTGCGACGTGATGGAACTTTAGAGAGATACAACTTGTTGGTTGAAGG AACAAACCTATTAAAAGTCTTGGGCACGCCAGGAGTTAATGCTGAGAGAACAAAAAGCAATCACATCATGGAAGTTCACAAAACGCTTGGGATTGAAGCCGCAAGGAGGTCAATCATCGACGAGATTCAGTACACATTTGAAAGTAACAACATGATGATTGATCGGAGACATATGATGCTTCTGGCGGATCTGATGACATACAAG GGCATGGTTCTAGGCATAACGAGAGACGGCATTGCGAAGATGAGGAGCAGCGTTCTGATGATGGCCTCGTTTGAGAAGACCGCGGAGCACCTGTTCAACGGCTCGTTCGCCGGTCGGGAGGACGAGATCGAGGGGGTCAGCGAGTGCATCATCATGGGCATACCCATGAAGCTTGGCACCGGTATCCTTGGAGTCCGGCAAAA GAACCCGGATTTGCCTGAATTCAAGTACCAGCCTGATCCGATTCTGCTATGA